Below is a genomic region from Tursiops truncatus isolate mTurTru1 chromosome 4, mTurTru1.mat.Y, whole genome shotgun sequence.
TATGAAAGTTCTtatacaagtctttttgtggtcAGATGTATTGATTTTTCTTGAGTAAGCATTAATGTCATAGGATAGGTGCATACTTATTTTACAGGAAATGGTTCCGATCTTTTTTCAAAGAGGTTGTAGCTTTTTACACGGATCAACAATGAAGGTTCTGATTTtttcacatcctcgccaacatttggtattatcagtatttttaattatCAGTCTTTTTACATTCTAATGAGTGTATAGTGCTATCTCATTTTGCTGTTAATTTGCTtatctctgatgactaatgacattgagcacctttttatgtgcttcttggtcattaCCATTAGTTTGTATTCTTTTGTAAAGTGTCTGTTTAAACCTTCTGGATTTAGatctatcatttattatttgttttttggattctcagttttttattctctcctttccctttttctgccttcttctggtttatttaaatgtttttagaattttacttaatttttttctctgcctctttgcatttttatttatgtctctttgaattattaaTTTAGTGTTTTCTCTAGGGATTACAGTATACAGTCAACTTTTCATATTCTACCTCGTATAATATGTGCTGTGGTCTCAATATTTGcattcccccaaaattcatatggtgaAATCTCAATGCCCAATGTGAtaatattaggaggtggggcctctagGAGGTGCTTATGTCATGAGGctgaagccctcatgaatgggattactgttgttttaaaagAGACTGCACAGagatccctcaccccttccaccatgtgaggacacagtgagaagtcagaagtctgcaacctggaagaagGTCTTCACCAGAACCTTACCACCTGTTACCCTGATTTTGGATTTTCAGCCTatagaactgtgagcaataaattaCTGCcattggggcttctctggtggcgcagtgattaagaaaccgcctgccaatgcaggggacacaggttcgagccctggtccaggaagatcccacatgccacagagcaactaagcctgtgcggcacaactactgagcctgcgctagcTAGCCTGCTCTAGCTctagcctgcactctacagcctgcaagccacaactactgagcccacgtgctgcaactactgaagcctgcacacctagagcccatgctccacaacaagagaagccaacgcaacgagaagcctgcgcaccgcaatgaagagtagcccctgctcgccgcaactaaagcccgcatgcagcaatgaagacccaatacagtcaaaaaatcaaaaaataaaaataaaataaataaattactgctGTTTATAAACCAACCAGTCTATGTTGTTTTCGTTAAAGCAGCCTAAACAGATTAAGACAACATGTGCAAACTCTGCAACCATGTGGGTTCGTTTAGAGCTCCTGCCTTTCTTTATGCAGTAGTTGTCATATGTATTACATCTACTTACATTATAAACCCCATAAAAAAgcctataatttttgttttaagcagttacatgtgttttaaagaaaccaatagaaaaatagTCTTTCATATTTACTCAGTTATTTACCATTTCTTAAagttcttcatttcttcatgAGTATTAAAGTTTCTAGCTGGAATCATCTCACATCAGCCTGAAAaactttctttagcatttcttgtaataCTAGTGTGCTAGCAGTtaattcttagttttcttttatttgaaaatgtctttattttgccttcattctggaaggatattttcactagaTATAGAATTTGGGGttaatagttttttctttcagtatttgttTGATGTTGTACCACTGTCTCCTGGTCTCCATAGTTTCTAATAAGAAGTTAGTATATTTGCAAACTCTTGTTCTCCTAtttgtaatgtgtcttttttttttttccccatggccACTTTTAAGATTTTGCCTTTATCTTTGGATTTCAGCAATTTGACTATGATATGAAAGacattctttgtatttatcctaaTTTGGGTTTCTGAGCTTCTGGAAATAGAAACCTTTTCTTCTGGCAAATGCTATGTCTTTTCCCATATTTGAgaaaatttcagccattatttcttaaaattattttttcctctttctctctctcctcctgggaTTCCAATTATATGTGATGTTTTCCCACAGGTTCCTAAAGCTCTCATTTTTTATCCAAAAGTTTTCTCTCTGTCCTTATGATTGGATAATTTTTATTGGTCTATGTTCCAGCTGACTGACTCTTCATTCTTCTGTTAGGTCCATCCATCTGTCTCCTTAGCACAGTAGGCAGTGTGCCAGGCTCATAATCTACTATTAAGTTCATCcagttaattttttgttttagctattttattttccatcctAGAAttcccattttgttcttttttttaagttatgctTATTAAGACATTATTCAATACAGTAACTTCATGACTTTTGGCAGAGATATACATTTGTGTAACCACTACCACAATCAAGACATGCATACTTCCATCATCCCCCAAAGTTCTCTTGTGCCATTTTGCAGTAAGCCTCCACTCCTACCCTTTAGCCTCTGTCAACCATTATCTGTATTTTGTCCCTTTATCATTGTCTTTTTCAGAATACCACATCAGTGGAATCATAAAAcatgtattttgtttctgttttctttcacttaacatgatgcTTATGAGAGTCATCCATTTTGTTGCATGTAAACTGCTGCGTAGTTTCCCATGTTTTGGATGTACTTGTTTATGCATTCACTAATGATATACAGTtgggttctttccagtttttagcaattatgaataaaatttccTCAATGATTCTCATACATAGGAATGGGATTATTGGGTCATTTGGCaattatgtttaactttgtaagagaCATCcacaccagcaatgtatgagaggtcatgttgctccacatcctcactagaACTTGGTactgaccatttttattttaaattctagccactctaatagatgtgtagtagTACCTGAATGTGGTTTTAACctgtatttccctgatgaataGTGATGCTAAGCATCTTATAATGTGCATATTTGCCATTAGTATCTCTTCTTTGGTGGGGTATCTGTCAAATCTTTCTTTGCCCATTTGAAAAAATTGTGTTGCTTGTTTTATTAAGTCAtgagagttctttaaatattctgaatatcAATGTTTAGTCATATAGgtattttgaaagtaatttttttccagtccgtggcttgtcttttcactttcttaactGTTGACATTTCTTAACAGTGACTTTTGGAGGgtagaagttttaattttatgaaatataatttataaaatttttctttttttttttttttttttttttttagatttatatagttttattataGTAACAAATAGTTGTTACGGTGGGATCTACAAACATATAcagaattattatatttaaattcatatagaacagtatttacatttttaagttacACTTTTGAAATCAGAAGATGAGGCACAGCTTAAATTttacaacaaagaaaagaaaaatacacaacacAAAAACAGTTAACAGTAAAAATACAGCTATCTGTTCTCGACACAACACATGGAAACTCTGTCAGAAAGCTACATCTTCTTAATCTGATTGTCCAAATCATTAAAGTATGGATGATTCAGTGCCATTTTGCCAGAAATTCGTTTGGCAGGATCATAGACTAACATTTTCGAGAGCAGATCCAAGCCATTCTCATCCAAGTTTTTGACATGGGATGCTAAGCTTCCTGGTTTCCATTTGGGAAATGTATTCTTATAGTCCTGTAAAGATTCCACTTCTGGCCACACTTCATTATTGGGAGTACCCAAAGCTCTGAAAATTCTGAAGAGTTGGTCGATTTCTGAATCCCCATGGAAAAGTGGTTTCTTAGTTGCTAATTCAGCAAATATGGTACCTATACTCCAAATGTCAACTGGAGTTGAGTAGCGAGCTGACCCCAGCAATACTTCTGGAGATCTATACCAGAGTGTTACTACCTCATGTGTATATACTCTAATAGGTATTCCAAAAGCTCTGGCAAGGCCAAAATCTGCCAGTTTAATTGTTCCTTTATCATCAATCAATAGATTTTGAGGTTTTAAGTCTCTGTGTAGAACTCTTCTAGAGTGACAAAACACAATCCCTTGTAGGATTTGGTACAAATAACTCTTAACAAGTGAAGGATCCATGAACTGACCAGGAGGGATAGAATCCAAGTATTTCTTGAGATCCATGGAAAGGAATTCAAAGATGAGATATAACCTGGAATCCTGCATAAGCACATCTTGAAGACTGACTATATTTGGATGACGAAGTTCTTTTAATAGAGATATTTCCCGAATTGCAGTACTAGGAACTCCTTCCTCTTCACTTTCTAGTCTGATTTTCTTCATGGCTACCACTTGACCTGTAGTTTTGTGTCTACCCTTATACACAACTCCATAGGTACCTTCTCcaattttctctattttggtATAGTCTTCCATAGTTAATCAATGGGTATGGTAGATCCGCGGACGGGCGGGAGCTGCAGGGCCGAGGGCCGAGCCTGGCACTCCGCAAGAGCTCGGCGTCGTCCAACCAAGGCACGGATTTGGCTTCAATCAGGACCCGGGAGCCTCCTCAGCCACCCGCGTGACCCCAGACTGCAACTCCAAGGCCAGGGCAACCCCAGCCCTGCCGGCGTAACctcgccggggctgggctcccaCAAGCCTCCCGCTAGAGCCGGCCGGCGTCGCTCCCACGCCCAGGCCCCGGACCCCAGGTGAAGGCCCGGCCTGGCCGCACGCAGACCCCAGCCGCCAAATTATCACCCGGTTCCGTAATACACCCCCTCCGAGGCCCGCGAGTCAACGCCGGGCTGCCGAGTCGACGCCCCATAGGCATGACCCTGACCCCGGCAACTCTACCCGGCTTATTATCCCCCGGCGAAAGCGGCGGCGGCTATCACGTCAGCGGCGCTCTCCCCTAACTTCGAAGCGCCAGCTTTGAAGAGAAGTgcctaaaatttttcttaatttatatgaTGATTCTTGCTTTTTGTgctccatttgattctttttaatactatttctctgctgagatttctctgtgttttcactaATTACAAGAATACTTTCCTTTATCTCGTTCAGCATAGTTataataactgctttaaaatccttgtatCTTAATCTTCAAATCTGGGCTACCTCAGAATTAGCCTCtactggtttatttttcttagaatgtgtcatgcctgtttttttttttttttttttttgatatggcaCAGAACATAGACGTGATGGTTATATCTTGGAGattctgaattctgttttattcttcaaaaaaatgCTGATATTTTTGTATTGTCAGGCAATTACTTGTTTGAACTGAAACTGAAAACTCTGTCTTTTGAGCAGCAGCTCAAATCtcagttctgttcttttttccttgacAGGATTACTTGCAGTCCTCCTTGTATTTGCATGGTTAAGGGTTCAGCTAGAGATCGTTTCAGTTTATATGCAGAATTTAGCATGCTTCTCTTAGGCTCTCTAGAGGACCCTCTGTACCCCCTTACTTTCCAGCAGCTGTGGTTGCCCCAAATTCTGTCCTCTGCTCCTTATGACAGAAAGACTGACTTTTCTCTTAGTTTTGGCCTCTGCATAACAATAACTGCAGAGTTTTCTTATTCTAAAAGTCATAACATTTTTAAACACCCCATGTCAATCCAAGTTTTTACTCCTCTGCAGAGTCTACCTGCTTTTGTTCACTGTTCAAATCTTTTGGATAATTGTTTTTTGTACTTTTCCCCTATATCTATAGTTACTTGTGAAAGAGTTGGTTGTTTAGCAGTTTACTCAGCTATAGGAGAAGCAGAAATCCTGgtgtcataatttttaaaaaagtttgaatCATGATCCAAATAAAATCTACATGTTGTATTTGGTTTTATGTCTTTTAAGTCTCATCTATTGATTATCCCTTTACTAATCATTTTCCCATTtcaattatttgttgaagaaatcagGGTTTCTTGTAGAGTTTCTACAAGGCTAGATCTTACTGACTGTATCCCTGTGCTATAATTTTTCACgtttctctgttctctgtatttcctAAAAAATCAGATCTAGAGATTAACTAGATtcaaattcaaaaagaatttttttttttctagataacTTCATAGATGGGTGTGAATATCTATTAGGAGTAAATCTCATCttcttgttttgtaaataaaggctTTGGCCCTTCAGATACCGTGGTCAATCATTTTCAAATTCTGTCAGtagtcagtggttttcaaattctatgttctagaagaattaaaattcCTGCAGTCTCTACGAAGATAAATCATGACCTCTCTTCTTCTATGTCAATTCAGCTTGgcatttatctgttttatgtattggAGTTCACTGTGACATTTCATTTGAAGAAATATGCAAAAAGCTTGAAAACAGTGGATAAACTATTAACtaaattttcattatattatgtaagtaatatttagaaatatttatttcctttcttccttattttcattccttcctttcttctttcatttattcttttcttcaaaaaatttctGAGTACCTATCATGTGGCAGGTACTGACTTAGTCACTGGAAATATACTagggaaaaaacagacaaaacccccCTGCTGCCTTCATGGAACTCACATTCTAGtatggagagacagacaataaataataacataacaaataaatatatacttgtaGTTGATAATGGCTATAAAATTAAAAGGGCAAGGCAAAGGGGACCAGGAGAGCTTGAGGAGGAGCTGCAATTTTTGGAGGGGTAGCCACCTAGCTGATATGGTGAATTTGAGCAAGAATTGACGGAGAAGAGGGGGTAAGTCAGGCACATATGAAGGAAGAACATAAAAGCAGAGGAATCAGCCTGAGTTAGGAGTGTGCCTCGTGTCTTTGAGGAGAAGCAAAGAAGCCAGTGTGGCTAGAGGTAAGTAAAGGTGTGAAAGGGAGAGGGTGAGGATGTCAATGAGGATTATGTAGGGCCATGAAGACTATTGTGGGAACTTTGGCTTTAGTATGAAAGAAATTGGAAGCCAATAAAGGTTTTGAGCAGAGTGACATGATCTGCCTTATATTTTAACAGGAATATTCCAGTTGCTTCTTTGAGGATAGATGGCGAAGATTTATGGGTAAAATTGGGGGCATGagttaggaggctattgcaataattcaggtgagagatgatggtagtGTAGAAAAGGGTAATGGAGGGATAAGAACTAGTTTAATTATGgacatattttgaaggtagagccaacaaGATTTGGATTTGTAAAAGCAACACATCTGGGCATTCTTGGTCACAAGCAATAGAAACCAATTCTAACtatcttgaaggaaaaaaggatTTAATTTATTCTGCAAATTCACAGAATCAGTATGAGGGTCAGCCTTGGGAATTGGGAGGAGCTAGAGAGCTCCAGAGGTGTAGTCAGTGGAAATACCATCAAAGATTACTGGACTCAAAGAAGCTGGTCTGCACACTGTTGATGCTATTAGAATGTATCAATATATGATCCTTAACCCTTCCCATATCTTTAGCACATGCTAAAATTCAAAATCCTTTGAAAGAGCAGATGATGACTGAGCTTTAAGCATGGGAAGAGAATGTGGCTCCACTCAGATCTATGGTAACAGATGAACATGACCTTGCACTAAAACCATATTCAATGAGGGATTTCTCAAAAGGGAAATCAGACTATTATTAGGAAGGAATGGTTAAATGTTCAACACCCAGGAAAGCAACAACTGTCCACTAAAATGCTCatgatagaaaatttgaaaagtaccaaaaaaaaaaggaaagaaggggaaataatGTAAATGCAATGGCCAAGATAGAGACACTAAGAACATTTTGTGTATttcattaatgttaatttttttctaggcaTAGGATTTATATATAGTTGCACTATACACTTGAATATCACTTACAACAGTATATCTCACCTTTAAAATACCTTCCCCAATGCATTTCTATTTACATgtaatttttccttcattattaAACCCACAGTTAATCTGCTTATGCTAAATCCTCATGCCAACTGAGGTCAAATATCCACCATTTTTTGAGGACCTGggttccatttttatttcaattgcattagcaattccatttttccattcatttgaaTAGCAGCAGCAAAATATTGCTAAGTACAATCAAAGTATTCAAATTGTTGTCATAGTAAATATTAGTACTACTCTACAAAGACGGAGTTACTGTCAAAACTAAACTGAAGACAAAATCACTTTGGGAAAACTTTGATGTCTACAAGTCAGTTGACAGTGTGGAAAAGGCAATTTATAAGTATCAGTTTATAATGTATGAAAGTGTAGGTTgtataaaaactgaatttttgatATGGATAATTGCCTATGTTCATAAACACTGGCAAGTTTTATCCAATCAGTTTAGTACTATTAGCATTAACTCTCTTCCACTCATAGCTGGAATAGGCGTGGTATAAAAAGCATTCAATCCTTGGGTAATTTACTCAACTGTCAATAAAAGatgtaaattattttatccttttgtaaatttattaattttggaaatatgCCACTTAATCTTTCCTGAAAAATTGTCATAAATAGTGGGttagataaaagtaaaaataatagaaaccttttttaggggagttccctggtggcctagtggttaggactctggactttcactgctgtggcctggattcaatccctggttggggagctgagatcccacaagctgcacagaacagccaaagaaaaacaa
It encodes:
- the LOC117312218 gene encoding cyclin-dependent kinase 1, encoding MEDYTKIEKIGEGTYGVVYKGRHKTTGQVVAMKKIRLESEEEGVPSTAIREISLLKELRHPNIVSLQDVLMQDSRLYLIFEFLSMDLKKYLDSIPPGQFMDPSLVKSYLYQILQGIVFCHSRRVLHRDLKPQNLLIDDKGTIKLADFGLARAFGIPIRVYTHEVVTLWYRSPEVLLGSARYSTPVDIWSIGTIFAELATKKPLFHGDSEIDQLFRIFRALGTPNNEVWPEVESLQDYKNTFPKWKPGSLASHVKNLDENGLDLLSKMLVYDPAKRISGKMALNHPYFNDLDNQIKKM